Proteins from a single region of Macaca thibetana thibetana isolate TM-01 chromosome 4, ASM2454274v1, whole genome shotgun sequence:
- the NHSL1 gene encoding NHS-like protein 1 isoform X5 produces MRQQAQTVQADVVPINITASGTGQDDVDGHSVHTPDHYSALGRFDSYRSAGQRSETRDSSCQTEDVKVVPPSMRRIRAQKGQGIAAQMGHFSGSSGNMSVLSDSAGIIFPSRLNNDAGFHSLPRSGVRANIQSLEPRLGALGPAGDMDGTFLYQGGHPQADENLGHLGGASETGTLLRPKSQELRHFESENVMSPACVVSPHAAYSTSIIPNATLSSSSEVIAIHTAQSAGQRESRSSGSSHAKIKPRDHLISRHAVKDDHQSPGRHWNEGHTTILSQALDPHSPGAPTLLSLCDSAVSLNAPANRENASQAMPYNCRNDLAFPAHSQDVDGKSESSYSGGGGHSSSEPWEYKSSGNGRASPLKPHVATPGYSTPTSNMSSCSLDQTSNKEDAGSLYSEDHDGYCTSVHTDSGHGSGNLCNSSDGFGNPRHSVVNVFDGRAQKNQGDRSNYQDKSLSRNISLKKAKKPPLPPSRTDSLRRIPKKSGQSNGQVLNESLIATLQHSLQLSLPGKGGSSPSQSPCSDLEEPWLPRSRSQSTVSAGSSMTSATTPNVYSLCGATPSQSDTSSVKSEYTDPWGYYIDYTGMQEDLGNPAGGCSTSSGVPTGNGPVRHVQEGSRATMPQVPSGSVKPKIMSPEKSHRVISPSSGYSSQSNTPTALTPVPVFLKSMSPANGKGKPKPRVPERKSSLISSVSISSSSTSLSSNTSTEGSGTMKKLDPAVGSPLAPPPPIPSPPSPCPADRSPFLPPPPPVTDCSQGSPLPHSPVFPPPPPEALTPFCSPPDWCLSPPPTALSPLLPDSPVSLPLPPPLLPFSEPPPAPPLDPKFMKDTRPPFTNSGQPESSRGSLRPPSSKEETSRPPMPLITTEALQMVQLRPVRKNSGTEAALLSERTAQEQRTPVAPQYHLKPSALLKSRNSTNEMESESQPASVTSSLPTPAKSSSQGDHGSAAERGGPVSRSPGALSAGEAEARPSPSTTPLPDSSPRRKPPPISKKPKLFLVVPPPQKDFAVEPAENVSEALRAAPSPTRGEEGSVHSREAKESSTVQAGSHATHPGTSVLEGGAAGSVSPSRVEANVLMVQPDVSPAPKQEEPAENSADAGGDRESCLSQQDGAAGVPETTAASSSSEACDFLKEDGSDEVMTPSRPRTTEDLFAAIHRSKRKVLGRRDSDDDHSRNHSPSPPVTPTGAAPSLASPKQVGSIQRSIRKSSTSSDNFKALLLKKGSRSDTSARMSAAEMLKNTDPRFQRSRSEPSPDAPESPSSCSPSKNRRAQEEWAKNEGLMPRSLSFSGPRYGRSRTPPCAASSRYSMRNRIQSSPMTVISEGEGEAVEPVDSVAHGALGVAEGCSLDGLAREEMDEGSLLCGEGPAASLQPQAPGPVDGTASAEGREPSPQCGGSLSEES; encoded by the exons ATGCGACAGCAAGCCCAAACAGTCCAGGCTGATGTGGTGCCTATTAACATAACTG CATCAGGCACTGGCCAAGATGATGTCGATGGTCACTCAGTGCACACCCCCGATCACTACTCTGCGCTAGGAAGGTTCGATAGCTATCGGTCTGCTGGGCAGCGCTCAGAAACCAGGGACTCCAGCTGTCAGACGGAGGATGTGAAGGTCGTACCACCTTCCATGAGGAGAATCAGGGCACAGAAGGGGCAAGGCATTGCTGCCCAGATGGGCCACTTCTCAGGTTCTTCTGGCAACATGTCTGTGCTGAGCGATTCTGCGGGGATCATATTCCCTTCCCGCCTCAACAATGATGCTGGCTTCCATAGTCTTCCGCGTTCTGGAGTGAGGGCAAACATTCAGTCTCTTGAGCCGAGGCTGGGTGCCCTGGGCCCTGCAGGAGACATGGATGGCACATTCCTCTACCAGGGAGGTCACCCACAAGCAGATGAAAACTTAGGCCATTTAGGAGGTGCCTCAGAGACTGGAACACTTTTGAGACCCAAATCCCAAGAGCTGAGACACTTTGAGAGTGAAAATGTAATGAGCCCAGCATGTGTGGTTTCTCCTCATGCAGCCTACTCCACCAGCATCATCCcaaatgccacactgtcttcctctTCCGAGGTCATCGCTATTCACACTGCTCAGAGTGCAGGGCAGCGGGAAAGTAGAAGTTCTGGCTCATCACATGCAAAGATAAAACCCAGAGACCACCTCATCTCCAGGCATGCTGTGAAAGATGATCATCAGTCTCCCGGGCGCCACTGGAATGAGGGTCACACCACCATTCTTTCACAGGCCTTAGACCCTCATTCCCCTGGGGCACCCACACTGTTGTCCCTCTGTGACTCGGCAGTCTCTCTAAATGCTCCAGCAAATAGGGAGAATGCGTCCCAAGCCATGCCGTATAATTGTAGAAACGACCTAGCCTTCCCAGCCCACTCCCAAGATGTGGATGGCAAGAGTGAATCTAGTTATTCAGGGGGTGGAGGGCACAGCAGCTCGGAGCCCTGGGAATACAAGTCCTCAGGTAATGGAAGGGCATCCCCCCTGAAGCCGCATGTAGCAACTCCTGGCTACTCCACTCCCACAAGTAACATGAGCAGCTGCAGTTTGGACCAAACGTCCAACAAAGAGGATGCTGGGTCGCTGTATTCCGAGGACCACGATGGCTACTGCACATCTGTGCACACTGACTCTGGACATGGATCTGGGAATCTGTGCAATAGCAGTGATGGCTTTGGGAACCCCAGGCACAGCGTGGTCAATGTTTTTGATGGAAGAGCTCAGAAAAACCAAGGGGACCGGTCCAATTACCAGGATAAATCCTTATCGAGAAACATCTCtttgaagaaagcaaagaagCCTCCCCTGCCACCCTCCCGGACAGACTCCCTCCGCAGGATTCCCAAGAAGAGTGGCCAGTCCAACGGGCAGGTGCTCAACGAGAGCCTGATCGCCACACTCCAGCACTCGCTGCAGCTGAGCCTCCCAGGCAAGGGTGGCAGCTCGCCCTCCCAGAGCCCCTGCAGTGACTTGGAAGAGCCCTGGCTGCCCCGCTCCCGGAGCCAGAGCACGGTCAGTGCTGGCAGCAGCATGACTTCCGCCACCACCCCCAATGTCTACTCCCTGTGCGGGGCCACACCATCGCAGAGTGACACGAGCAGTGTCAAGTCAGAGTACACGGACCCCTGGGGTTACTACATTGACTACACAGGCATGCAGGAAGATCTGGGGAACCCAGCAGGGGGCTGTTCAACCAGCAGCGGGGTGCCCACTGGGAACGGGCCAGTCCGCCATGTCCAAGAAGGGTCCAGAGCCACAATGCCTCAAGTGCCCAGTGGTTCAGTCAAACCAAAGATCATGTCACCAGAGAAGTCCCACAGAGTCATTTCTCCATCCAGTGGGTATTCCAGCCAGTCGAATACACCCACAGCGCTCACCCCTGtgcctgtgtttttaaaatcaatgtcACCAGCAAATGGGAAGGGGAAGCCCAAGCCCAGGGTACCAGAAAGGAAGTCCTCTCTGATATCTTCAGTATCCATTTCCTCGTCGTCCACTTCTCTTTCCTCTAATACTTCTACTGAAGGAAGtggcactatgaagaaactggatCCAGCCGTGGGCTCTcccctggctcctcctcctcctattccCTCTCCTCCATCGCCTTGTCCTGCAGACAggtctcctttccttcctcccccacctcctgtCACAGATTGCTCCCAGGGCTCTCCTCTGCCTCACTCTCCTGTGTTCCCCCCTCCGCCGCCAGAAGCTCTCACTCCCTTCTGCTCCCCACCTGATTGGTGCCTTTCTCCCCCGCCCACTGCACTGAGCCCGCTTCTTCCAGATTCACCTGTGTCCTTGCCATTGCCCCCACCTCTCTTACCTTTCTCGGAGCCCCCACCCGCCCCACCTCTTGACCCCAAATTCATGAAAGACACCAGGCCGCCTTTCACAAATTCTGGCCAGCCAGAATCCTCCCGGGGATCCTTGAGGCCGCCTTCTTCCAAGGAGGAGACCAGCAGGCCCCCCATGCCCCTGATAACCACGGAAGCATTGCAGATGGTGCAGTTGAGGCCGGTGAGGAAGAACTCAGGCACCGAGGCAGCACTGTTGTCTGAACGAACAGCTCAGGAACAACGTACTCCAGTTGCTCCACAGTACCACTTAAAGCCATCTGCTCTCCTGAAATCCCGAAATAGCACAAATGAAATGGAGAGTGAAAGCCAGCCTGCCTCTGTGACAAGCTCGCTTCCGACGCCTGCCAAGAGCTCGAGTCAGGGTGACCATGGCAGTGCGGCCGAGCGCGGCGGCCCTGTGAGCCGCAGCCCTGGAGCTTTGAgcgctggggaggcagaggctcgGCCCAGTCCCAGCACCACCCCACTCCCAGACTCTTCACCCAGGAGGAAGCCACCCCCCATTTCCAAGAAGCCCAAACTGTTCCTGGTGGTACCACCTCCGCAGAAAGATTTTGCAGTGGAACCCGCAGAGAACGTGAGCGAAGCCCTTCGAGCCGCGCCCAGCCCCACGAGGGGAGAGGAGGGCTCTGTGCACAGCAGAGAGGCAAAAGAGAGTTCTACAGTCCAAGCTGGCTCTCATGCCACGCACCCTGGCACCTCGGTTCTTGAGGGAGGAGCTGCAGGATCCGTGTCTCCCAGCAGAGTGGAAGCCAATGTCCTCATGGTTCAGCCCGATGTCTCACCAGCCCCCAAGCAGGAGGAGCCAGCTGAGAACAGTGCGGATGCTGGGGGCGATAGGGAGAGCTGCCTATCTCAACAGGACGGAGCAG CTGGGGTGCCGGAGACCACCGCAGCCAGTTCATCCTCAGAGGCCTGTGACTTCCTCAAGGAAGACGGGAGTGATGAGGTGATGACCCCTAGTCGACCCAGGACCACAGAAGACCTTTTTGCAGCTATTCACAG ATCCAAAAGGAAAGTCCTCGGCCGTAGAGATTCAGATGATGACCACTCCCGAAAccattctccctccccacccGTGACACCCACCGGCGCTGCCCCGAGCCTGGCCTCTCCAAAGCAAGTGGGATCGATTCAGAGAAGCATCCGAAAGAGCAGCACCAGCAGTGACAATTTCAAAGCTCTGCTGCTAAAAAAGGGCAGTCGTTCAGACACCAGCGCCCGCATGTCTGCAGCAGAGATGCTCAAGAACACAGACCCTAGATTCCAGAGGTCAAGGTCAGAACCTTCACCAGATGCCCCCGAGAGCCCGTCAAGCTGTTCCCCAAGCAAAAACAGAAGGGCGCAGGAGGAGTGGGCCAAGAATGAAGGCTTGATGCCTCGGAGTCTGTCCTTTTCCGGCCCCAGGTACGGCCGCAGCCGAACACCGCCTTGTGCCGCCAGCAGCAGGTACAGCATGCGGAACCGGATCCAAAGCAGCCCCATGACCGTCATCtcggagggagaaggggaggccgTGGAGCCTGTGGACAGCGTGGCCCACGGGGCTCTGGGCGTTGCGGAGGGATGTTCCCTGGACGGACTAGCGAGGGAGGAGATGGACGAGGGCAGCCTGCTCTGTGGGGAGGGGCCTGCCGCCTCTCTGCAGCCCCAGGCCCCCGGCCCCGTGGATGGGACAGCCAGTGCAGAGGGCAGAGAGCCCTCCCCGCAGTGTGGCGGTTCTCTGAGTGAGGAGAGTTAG